In Bacteroidota bacterium, one DNA window encodes the following:
- a CDS encoding 4Fe-4S dicluster domain-containing protein — protein sequence MAIMITSECINCGACEPECPNTAIYEGGSNWQLAGQSYGPSDPTPSGAVGFHSNDYFYIVPDKCTECVGFHDEPQCAAVCPVDCCVNDPNWVEPKEQLEAKVAWLDEVDPGRKR from the coding sequence ATGGCAATCATGATCACGTCCGAGTGCATCAACTGTGGTGCATGCGAGCCGGAATGTCCGAATACCGCGATCTACGAAGGCGGTTCGAACTGGCAGCTTGCAGGTCAGAGCTATGGCCCGTCGGATCCGACCCCGAGCGGAGCGGTTGGCTTCCACTCGAACGATTATTTCTACATCGTACCGGATAAGTGCACGGAGTGCGTCGGCTTCCACGATGAGCCGCAGTGCGCCGCTGTCTGCCCGGTCGACTGCTGCGTCAACGATCCGAATTGGGTCGAACCGAAGGAGCAGCTCGAAGCGAAGGTGGCATGGCTCGACGAAGTCGATCCAGGTCGCAAGCGCTAA
- a CDS encoding DUF309 domain-containing protein, with the protein MTDDTFEEQFLHGLRLINEKEFFEAHDVLEELWHEERGERRLFLQGMIQAAVGCYHLSNGNSTGAMSQYQKSLEKLDRYEPDYMGIDLANFRDGLRRCFEGAKLMAANKAEYEVDPSYFPAVELSGGTKL; encoded by the coding sequence ATGACGGACGACACTTTCGAGGAGCAATTTCTGCATGGGCTTCGGCTCATTAACGAGAAGGAGTTTTTTGAAGCACACGATGTGCTCGAGGAGTTGTGGCACGAAGAGCGCGGCGAGCGTCGATTGTTCTTGCAGGGGATGATCCAGGCCGCCGTTGGCTGCTATCATCTTTCCAACGGGAATTCGACCGGGGCGATGAGCCAGTATCAAAAATCTCTCGAGAAGCTCGATCGCTACGAACCGGACTACATGGGCATCGATCTCGCAAACTTTCGCGACGGCCTGCGGCGATGCTTCGAAGGGGCCAAGCTCATGGCAGCGAACAAAGCGGAGTATGAAGTTGACCCGTCCTATTTCCCCGCTGTCGAGCTGTCGGGCGGGACGAAGTTGTAA
- a CDS encoding outer membrane beta-barrel protein encodes MHEDSFRIASTQIAPMFRRIALTVAAVFCTVAAVRAQQEEKLWAVGLSGGASFGINESQNQGLGPHLRLNAIWLHGISSSLSPEIGFGFVANSGDNPPIGFSNYRNSMLPVDLRLRFSPFASSSWSPYIYAGIGAVHWSLGTEPPNKAADAKASGVAAFIPLGGGLYHRLSKRLGMEISAGWNASFTDNLNDAHDGRNDAWWHAALTVVYHFVRTNDDFDEDGLKNDEERTYGTDPRNPDTDGDGLSDGDEVYRYHTNPLNFDSDGDGLRDGDEVNIYHTNPLKVDTDSDGINDNEEVNRYHTDPLNPDTDGDGLTDGEETGRYHTDPLKPDTDGDGLSDGEEVLKYHTDPLKADTDRDGLTDGEEVLKYHTDPHKADTDGGSVGDGVEVHRGTNPLDPTDDVPKK; translated from the coding sequence ATGCACGAAGATTCATTTCGCATCGCTTCAACCCAGATCGCACCGATGTTCCGCCGGATCGCCTTGACCGTCGCTGCCGTGTTCTGCACGGTGGCCGCTGTTCGTGCCCAACAGGAGGAAAAACTCTGGGCCGTTGGTCTTAGCGGCGGCGCATCGTTCGGGATCAATGAATCGCAGAACCAAGGGCTTGGTCCGCATCTTCGGCTGAATGCGATATGGCTGCATGGGATCAGTTCGTCGCTGTCCCCCGAGATCGGTTTTGGCTTCGTTGCAAACTCCGGAGATAACCCACCGATCGGATTTTCGAATTACCGCAATTCGATGCTCCCCGTCGATCTGCGTCTGCGGTTCTCGCCTTTCGCGTCGTCGAGTTGGTCGCCGTATATCTATGCCGGTATCGGAGCAGTGCACTGGAGCCTGGGGACGGAGCCACCGAATAAAGCTGCCGATGCCAAAGCCAGCGGCGTGGCCGCATTTATCCCGCTCGGCGGCGGGCTCTATCATCGCCTCAGCAAAAGGTTGGGAATGGAGATCTCGGCCGGATGGAATGCATCGTTCACCGACAATCTCAACGACGCGCATGACGGACGAAACGACGCATGGTGGCATGCGGCTTTGACCGTTGTATATCACTTCGTTCGAACCAACGACGATTTCGACGAAGACGGCCTGAAGAACGACGAGGAACGTACCTACGGCACCGATCCGCGCAATCCGGACACCGATGGTGACGGCCTGAGCGACGGTGACGAAGTATATCGCTATCATACGAATCCGTTGAACTTCGATTCGGACGGCGACGGACTCAGGGATGGGGACGAAGTCAACATCTACCATACCAATCCGCTCAAGGTCGATACCGATAGCGATGGCATCAACGATAACGAAGAGGTCAATCGGTACCACACGGATCCGCTAAATCCGGATACCGATGGCGATGGCCTTACAGACGGAGAAGAAACCGGTCGCTACCATACCGATCCTCTAAAGCCGGATACCGACGGCGATGGTCTCAGCGACGGCGAGGAAGTTCTCAAATATCATACCGACCCACTGAAGGCGGACACCGATCGCGATGGTCTCACCGATGGGGAAGAGGTTCTCAAATATCATACCGATCCGCACAAGGCGGATACCGACGGCGGTTCTGTCGGTGACGGCGTCGAGGTACACAGGGGCACCAACCCACTCGACCCGACGGACGACGTGCCGAAGAAATAA